A stretch of the uncultured Bacteroides sp. genome encodes the following:
- the fusA gene encoding elongation factor G translates to MAKQDLHLTRNIGIMAHIDAGKTTTSERILFYTGLVHKIGEVHEGAATMDWMAQEQERGITITSAATTTKWKWNNNTYKINLIDTPGHVDFTAEVERSLRVLDGAVATYCAVGGVEPQSETVWRQADKYKVPRIGYVNKMDRSGADFFEVVRQMKDVLGANPCPIVIPIGAEESFKGLVDLIRMKAIYWHDESMGADYSIEEIPANLIEEATEWRGKMLESVAEYDESLMEKFFDDPSTITEEEVLNALRNATVQMAIVPMLCGSSFKNKGVQTLLDYVCAFLPSPMDTEAVIGTNPDTGEEEDRKPSEDDFTSALAFKIATDPYVGRLTFFRVYSGKIEAGSYIYNTRSGKKERVSRLFQMFSNKQNPVDVISAGDIGAGVGFKDIRTGDTLCEEAHPIVLESMDFPDPVIALAIEPKTQKDMDKLTTGLIKLAEEDPTFTVKTDEQSGQTVIAGMGELHLDIIIDRLKREFKVECNQGRPQVTYKEAITKTVNLREVYKKQSGGRGKFADIIVNIGPADEDFEGTLQFVDEVKGGNIPKEFIPAVQKGFASAMKNGVLAGFPLDTLKVTLMDGSFHPVDSDQLSFEICAIQAYKNACAKAGPALLEPIMALEVVTPEENMGDVIGDLNKRRGQVEGMESSRAGARIVKAKVPMAELFGYVTSLRTITSGRATSSMTFSHFSKVSSSIAKVVLEEVKGRVDLV, encoded by the coding sequence ATGGCAAAACAAGATTTACATTTGACCCGAAATATCGGTATCATGGCTCACATTGATGCTGGTAAAACAACCACTTCAGAACGTATCCTTTTCTATACTGGTCTTGTTCATAAGATTGGTGAAGTGCACGAAGGTGCTGCTACAATGGACTGGATGGCTCAGGAGCAAGAACGTGGTATTACTATTACATCTGCTGCAACCACCACCAAATGGAAGTGGAATAACAATACTTATAAAATCAACTTGATTGACACTCCGGGACACGTTGACTTTACCGCTGAGGTAGAACGTTCTCTCCGTGTATTGGATGGTGCTGTTGCTACCTACTGTGCAGTAGGTGGTGTAGAACCTCAGTCTGAAACAGTTTGGAGACAAGCTGATAAATATAAGGTTCCTCGTATTGGATATGTGAATAAAATGGACCGCTCTGGTGCCGACTTCTTTGAAGTTGTACGTCAGATGAAAGATGTTCTTGGAGCTAATCCTTGTCCTATCGTTATTCCTATCGGTGCAGAAGAAAGCTTCAAAGGTTTAGTAGACCTTATCAGAATGAAAGCTATCTACTGGCATGATGAGAGCATGGGCGCTGATTATTCTATTGAAGAAATTCCTGCAAACCTAATTGAAGAAGCTACTGAATGGAGAGGTAAAATGTTGGAATCTGTAGCTGAATATGATGAATCTTTGATGGAGAAGTTCTTTGATGATCCTTCTACCATAACTGAAGAAGAGGTGCTTAATGCGCTTCGTAATGCTACAGTTCAGATGGCTATTGTACCAATGCTTTGTGGCTCTTCGTTCAAGAATAAGGGCGTTCAGACTTTATTGGACTATGTTTGTGCATTCTTACCTTCTCCTATGGATACAGAAGCTGTTATTGGTACAAATCCTGATACTGGCGAAGAAGAAGATAGAAAACCTTCAGAAGATGATTTTACTTCTGCTTTGGCCTTTAAGATTGCAACTGACCCTTATGTTGGTCGTTTGACTTTCTTCCGTGTTTATTCAGGTAAGATTGAAGCTGGTTCTTATATCTATAATACCCGCTCTGGAAAGAAAGAACGAGTTTCTCGCTTATTCCAGATGTTTTCAAACAAGCAGAATCCTGTTGATGTTATCTCAGCTGGTGATATTGGTGCAGGCGTTGGATTTAAAGATATTCGTACAGGTGATACGCTTTGTGAAGAAGCTCATCCAATAGTTCTTGAATCTATGGACTTCCCAGATCCGGTTATCGCATTAGCTATTGAGCCTAAAACTCAAAAGGATATGGATAAACTGACAACTGGTTTGATTAAACTAGCTGAAGAAGATCCTACATTTACTGTGAAAACAGACGAACAAAGCGGTCAGACAGTTATTGCAGGTATGGGTGAACTTCACTTGGATATCATTATCGACCGTTTGAAACGTGAGTTTAAAGTAGAATGTAATCAAGGTCGTCCTCAGGTTACATATAAAGAAGCAATTACTAAGACTGTAAACCTTCGTGAGGTTTATAAGAAACAATCTGGTGGTCGTGGTAAGTTTGCTGATATTATTGTAAATATCGGTCCTGCCGATGAAGACTTTGAAGGTACTCTTCAATTTGTTGACGAAGTGAAAGGTGGTAATATTCCTAAGGAATTTATACCAGCTGTACAAAAAGGCTTCGCTTCAGCAATGAAGAATGGTGTCCTTGCTGGATTCCCACTTGATACATTGAAAGTAACTTTGATGGATGGTTCTTTCCACCCAGTTGACTCTGATCAGTTATCTTTCGAGATCTGTGCAATTCAGGCTTACAAAAATGCTTGTGCTAAAGCTGGTCCTGCTCTACTTGAACCTATTATGGCTCTTGAGGTTGTTACTCCAGAAGAAAACATGGGTGATGTAATCGGTGACTTGAACAAACGTCGTGGTCAGGTTGAAGGAATGGAATCTAGTCGTGCCGGTGCAAGAATTGTAAAAGCTAAAGTTCCTATGGCAGAATTGTTTGGTTATGTAACTTCATTACGTACCATTACTTCTGGTCGTGCAACTTCATCTATGACATTCTCTCATTTCTCTAAAGTATCTTCTTCTATTGCGAAGGTGGTTCTTGAAGAGGTTAAGGGGCGTGTTGACTTAGTATAA
- the rpsJ gene encoding 30S ribosomal protein S10, with amino-acid sequence MSQKIRIKLKSYDHQLVDKSAEKIVKTVKTTGAIVSGPIPLPTHKRIFTVNRSTFVNKKSREQFQLSSFKRLIDIYSSTAKTVDALMKLELPSGVEVEIKV; translated from the coding sequence ATGAGCCAGAAAATTAGAATTAAATTGAAGTCTTATGATCACCAATTGGTTGACAAGTCAGCTGAAAAGATCGTAAAGACTGTGAAGACAACAGGCGCCATTGTTAGTGGCCCTATACCTCTTCCTACGCACAAGCGTATCTTTACAGTGAACCGCTCTACTTTTGTTAACAAAAAATCCAGAGAACAATTCCAGCTCTCTTCATTCAAAAGATTAATTGACATTTATAGCTCTACTGCTAAGACTGTTGATGCTTTGATGAAGTTGGAATTACCAAGTGGAGTAGAAGTAGAAATTAAAGTTTGA